One Aethina tumida isolate Nest 87 chromosome 5, icAetTumi1.1, whole genome shotgun sequence genomic window carries:
- the LOC126265680 gene encoding uncharacterized protein LOC126265680: MKTISTSQLKPAYLAQADLDRLAPAQTPTAADQPFAPGPSQQPTVPDDENLPPGAASQTFPPPTPQPPSQDTQPPLQDARPPPQDTQPHRQRPARRVRFSCHSSPDKVTGGGVAVAPKASLRSTTEDGVHRRRSKRLASRATGA, from the coding sequence ATGAAGACGATCTCGACGAGCCAGCTCAAGCCGGCCTACCTCGCTCAGGCGGACCTAGACCGTTTAGCTCCGGCGCAGACACCAACTGCAGCGGACCAGCCGTTTGCTCCGGGCCCATCGCAACAACCGACTGTTCCGGACGATGAAAACTTGCCACCAGGTGCAGCGAGCCAAACGTTTCCACCGCCCACGCCTCAGCCACCGTCGCAGGATACCCAGCCACCGTTACAGGACGCCCGGCCACCGCCGCAGGACACCCAACCACACCGCCAGCGCCCCGCCAGGAGGGTCAGGTTTTCGTGCCATTCGTCTCCAGACAAGGTCACTGGAGGGGGAGTAGCTGTGGCGCCAAAAGCTTCACTTCGAAGCACAACGGAAGATGGCGTGCATCGTCGACGCAGTAAGCGTCTTGCGTCGCGCGCCACTGGAGCTTAA